The genomic interval ATCTTTATCAGCAAGCGGAGTTCGGCCGGTTTGGCCAAAGTTGAGTTTCAAAATTCAGTCTTGACCTCTGAAAGAGTGCGATTCAGTTCCATGATAAGTGAGCAAACActatctgctgatgaagaccatgtgatgTGATGGAAAGCTCCATGctagctgctgtttccaagggCAAAATTTACCTGaatgcatgaataaataaagaaaaataaaactaagataaatgtttattttcctcagttGATAACCTTTTAACAAGTAATGAATAAACACtcaaaatgcaattaaatttccagtttttgtgctgAACATTACCCAGTGAAACTTATATAAGCATCATCTTATTAATTATTTTACTCCTGGATGATGGCACACATTGTACTCgagcaactattttgatgatctatttaaaaacaaaaaatgccCAAACCTGTTTGTTCAAGTCTCTCAGATGTGAAGATTTCCTGCTTTCTGTGCTCTTATATGATAGTAAACATCATCATTGTGtttggagctgctgctcaggcaaaacaagcatttcaaagacatttttttctgggtttttttacGCTTAAAAACCACacaattaattgatttgttACCTGTTTGATAATATTGTACAAGTATTCACATTTAGACGTACTCATGCTCATATTTCCAGGGAAAGCTGCCCTCAAAACGCTGCACTTTCCCGTCTGGCCTCAGTCATTCATTTGACAACAAGCTGCTGACTGCTTCCATTTCAGGTCATCTATTATTGACTGATTTTTGTGGAGCGGATGTGGTAGACCAATCTTTCTGGGGCCTCCAGGGGTGCTGTGCTCAGTCCTGAACCTCCTTTTTGAAGCTGTCTCTGAAGCTCACAGGCCTCAGTGCTCTCAGCTTACATCGTGTGTGATGTCGGTGGTGCGCCTGCCCGTTGAAATGAGCCAAATATGAAAGGTTTTATGTAAATTCTTAGCTGGATTTGTCAGCATCGCGTTATTTCGATCACGTAAAGGCCGTTGTTTTGTCAAGAAAAATGTGGTGCAGCCCAAAGGCTTTAATACACATCACGTTGACAGGTGTTCTCAGATATATTAAAAGTTTGAGAAGATTAAAAAGTTTTCCTTTTGGACAATCTCCATAAATTGATTCAGAATCAAATCACGCCAGCGTGCATATTCCCTGCTCTAAGGGGCTCTTGTGCTTTTTGGGTCTTTGCTATTTCAGGAAAAGGCAATTACTCCCAGCGAGAGCTTCTTATTCCCGGGTACGGACTGGCTGATTGGGAACCACTCAGACGAGCTCACACCGTGGATCCCCGTTATAGCTGCCAGGCGAGTCATCAGCACACACAATCTCACTCAGCAGCTCAAGTGCCAGCTGATCTCTCCCATTGGGAATAACATTATGGGCTGAGGGAGGATGTGTgaatttgtgcgtgtgtgtttgttcctgtatGTCAGTTCAGTAGTGTGTATTAATGAATGCAACCACCTGATGGCGATGTTGAGCCTCAGTCTGAGAAGTCTGCTTTCCTCTATGTGATGATAATCAGTAGAAATGGattgttgtttcctgtctgaatcTTCCTTAAAGGAACATAAgtagcacacaaacacagaacatgtgTAATCATCGTTTTCTTTGCCGTCGCTCTCACCGCAGGTCTTCTTACTCCTGCCGGTACTTCGTCCTGCCCTGCTGCTTCTTCGACTTCTATGGAAAATACCAGAGACGTCAGTGCAAGAAGTCTCAGTATAAGGAATACATCGACTTCATCACTGAGGTCAGCCAAGTGAGCGGCTTCAACACGGAAGAGGACTGCCTGAGGATCCCGTCCACCAAACGGGTACGAGTCAGAGCTGTGAATCTTGACTGTATGACTTCCTGTATTTCACACAGAACTGGTCTTACTGGTAAACATCTGTCACATAGTGCGACTGGGATCTATTACTTCTTTAAATCAGTACTTCAAAACAAGTcacagctgcttgttttgttcataaAAATGAGGACATACAAAGAAATCCTTTAAATCCAGCtgtattgtttttcttcagacTTTGGTAAAACCACTCCAGATCCACGGAGGACTTCATACAACTGTCTTCACAGCATGAGAAATACTTTACATGACGAATATGTAATAACTTCCCCTGTAAAGCTGGCAGATCGCCCCTTTAACACTGcctaaataataaaacaaatggaCAGTTTAGACATAAAGATTTGGACATTAGCTTTGCAAGGATTCAGCACATTGTTTGACTGTCGGACTGCGCTGAAGGGAGAAGACACCATATTCTGAAAGCTTTACTTGTTTACCTGGATTATTTTTAGGACACCTCTCTTTGAAAATAACAAGTCTAATCTGTGGATATATACAGTGCATGTTCACACTCTTGTAACTTTTCACAGTACTGGCAGTGCGTAAAAAAGACTTCATAGTGGTAGAATCAGTGGGTGGTACGAAGTCAGGGCGCCACGCTGGGTTCTCGAATCGCTAATGCAGGTACCTGAAGCCGAAGTCGTAGGTGTGACTCTGACTTTTGTCGcgtctctttttttgtctctgacTTTTGTAGTCTTTCTGCACCGCGGCTCCCTAACAAAGCAGAGATGTCGTGAgcggatttttttttcttaaacagGAGACAGACTTTTGCAGGAGTCAGCAGATTTCTGTGCAACATCATCATGAAGTGTATTCCTGCTTACAGCTGTGCATTCCTGCCTTTTTCCCACCTGAGCCTCATTTAGACGTACACAGATAAATGAAGTCTTCATCAGACCCAAAGGGACATTTTGTCTCACAGCTGGTAGCTTTTAATGGCTTCACTGCACATGGGAACTTAAAAATAGAGACGCTTTGTCCACATTTTAAGGGTTTTCGTTGTCATTTTCGTCTTTGGAGTCTCTGGTTTTCTAGTTTTGAGCCTCTGGACTCTGGGGAGTCGTCCTgatcttcagctcctcttcctgcaggtGTGCCTGGTGGGAAAGTCTAGAAACTACCAGCTTCCTGACGAGGCCGAGGCCGAGCGGCAAAGAGCTTGTTACGTCGAGAGCCGCCAGACTCCCTCTGCGGTCACACTTCAGGGGTCAGGCATCAGAGATGATGCAGGCTGTTGCCATGGGAGCAAAGACAGTGACGGGACCCCCAGGAGCAGCTGGGGAGCCGGGTTCCAGCCCAGAGACAGGGTTGAAACGGTTCGAAACTGCGCCGCTCTCCCACGGGAGTTTGTTGACAGTGTTGTCCTGCAGGTTGCTAATGCTCTTCTGGGAATGACTGAGGATAACGGCGGGGGGTCCTCCAGCGACTGGAACAGAGGAGGTAAACCACCAACAGCCACGAAACACTggagataaacaaacaaatcacacaaGTCTCTCCGGATGTGAGCCGCTACTGAAGTGATGAACAGGTTCAGATTAAATCCAGAGAAGGACACACTGTCTGTGAAGCTCACTGATCCGGCCTTATTATGCTGCACTCTGGGGGTTTCTGAATTCATTACTTTGTAATATCTGTTAGCTCCTCTGCCCAACAAAGGAAGAGATTTGTATCAACAGAAGCGATGAAGTTGAGAAAAAAGGGTCAAAGTTTTTAGGCTGGAAGGCAAACCTTGTAACAGATATCCTGACTGGAATACTCTCATTCTATGCCTTTTTAGAGCGAGCTGATTATTTTATCCATTAAAAGATCGTAGCTGTAAAACCAACATACtacttaaaaacacagacactgcaAGATGAAATGCAGTATCTACTTGTTTGTTTAAGAAAACATCTCCTCATATCCTGATATGGCAAAACAGGTGCCAAAAAGTGAGATTCAGGTCTTAAAGGAGCAGTTATTTGCTTtctagcttagcttagcaaaaagagtggaaaaagggaaacagctagcctagctccgTCAAACTGTTGTTGATATTTTGGttactgtgcagtgtgtgtacgtgctaattagtgagcttcaaaGGTGctgggaaacagacagagacgagCCGTTCCtctgtttctagtctttgtgctaagctaggctaagcaGTTGCTAGCTGTAGCCTTGTATTGTATAGACAGATATGAGAATGGTATTGAtgctctcatctctctctgccagaAAGCAAAAAGCACAATCCTAAAAAACTAGATCTTTAACTCCATTTAGAGTAAACCGGTAGCTGCATTGTTCGtgcctgtgtgctgcagctACAACCTAAATACCTCCAAAACAACACGAATGAATCACTCCTCACATTTCTCGTCAGTACCCTTTCTAGGTGCTTTGCGGCACGTCAGCAGCTTCTGAACCCCTCGTCTGATCCCCCCTCCATCATCCTATCCAACCCTCCACCTCTCTCGTCAACACCCTGTCCCCTCTCGGCATCAGTCGACAGGGCCTTCGTGACACGGAGCGAAGCCGCTTTGAACTCTGTATCTCACCCTCCGCCAGCCGCTTCCTGCACCACACGGCACAGAGAGCGCAACACGGCatcacgcgcgcacacacacacaccgtctcaCTCACACACCGCCCATGCATCACCTTTGTCAACGCCTCTGCACCCCCGCTgccacgcagacacacacaatacGAATGAGATAAGGAGATGAGGACCACTatgattaaaacagaaaattctCTGTCAGGATGTCAGTGCTGAAATTAGAGGTAGAAAATATGAGGGAGAGCGAATAAAGGGAGTCTGTGACTCTGTGCAGAGATGACTGGATGAATAATGCACCACCGTCTATGATTTATGCATGAGTATGCATTTGTATTGAGGTATTCCTACCAGTTATCTGCTGTGTAAGAACAAAGGGTAAATTCAGGTTCGGCCGGCCTGTATTGAATAGATCCAGGAGGGCCTCAGAGTCATCGAAAAGGCTTTGAGATTCAGTTTCTCtccatttttaatgcattttcaaAGAGTGTGATTTTAAAtattatgtttttatatttcaagTGATGCTTAAGCAGAATTTTGGTTACACAGTTTGGCCTCCAGGCTTCAATGTAAGTCTAAATTTTGCTGAACATATTTATCAGTTGCTCCTGAGCTCCtcgtctcttttttttaatttcaagtACAGACAgaactcaaaaacacacatttaacgCATTAACAAAGAAGCTTGTCACCTTGATCAGCCTGGGGAGTTGCTGTAGATTTGCCCAAAGGAATATTTTGTATCTGATATGTACATTTCTCCCCCTGCGCATATGCAGAATTGAAGCATTAAGATAACATAAGCAGCcatgcaaacagcagcatttgagGGCTAAGACTGCTGGACTTTtttccagatgtgtgtgtaaaatactGCAGTCTAGGGCTGTGGATTGATCCTCAGTATCAAGTGAAATTTTTTCTTAACACTCAGAAAAGTGCAAAACAGGCTTAAGGATTGAAAGTTTGCATCAAAATCTTCTTTGTTCTGATCAAAATGAAGAAACTTTTTAACCTTCCTGTGTTTTACTTCAGCAAAGTTCATTTTTTGAAACAATGTGACAAATGTTCGAGCAACGGCAGCTGTTGCATCCGACGTTTTCGAATAGTGAACGTGCGAAGCTGGCCACTCGAGCTCTCAGTCGAGTTACTAATTCATGcatgctgtgctgctgactgggCTCGTGGAGTTATGTAATCGTGCTGAGAGCGAAAGTTAGTGTGTAACTGTACATCAAACATGCAACACGAAACCTCAAATCAGTAAAATCTGCTCTCTCAGACATTTATTGAAAAGACGGGTAACCCAAAAATTCACATAAGATCTCATGTAAATGTTCTTCGTATTGTTCCCGTGTGCACCTATTGTAAGTGCTGAACAGAAACAGCTTGCATGACAGAGGGAGTGGGTGAGAGTaggtacagtatgttattaaCGGGTGGGCGCCTCCCATCACGCTTTTTGCCTGGATGGGATCACACCTTGTTTGTAATACCAGAGCTGCAGCGATTCATAGATTTATCGATTCGATTGCCaacaggccaaaaaaaaaaaaaaaagtcaacatgtCCTGAAAGCAATCATGTAATTTGCACATTATTCCATCATGAAATAGCAGCCTTACATACAATTATATCAGTAATTTGAAAAACCATTTGCTTTCTTCCTGTTCTTCAGCTTTTCTTTCGGCTATTGTGAGTATTGATTATGAGTGGCATCACGCactgtgtctccttttcttgGCTTGTGACCCTTGTGGCCCAGCATGCATCAGTGAGCATTTAGCTGTTTAGCCAGAGTGATGTTCCCCTTTCAGATTGGTCTCATTTTATAGATTTTAGAGTCCTGAAGACATAAAAGTGCTCCAGTATTTaataagaaaaaggaaagaattggaaaagtaaaaaaaaaaaatgtgtttctcttcttcttagATTGTTAATCATCTTGTGAGCAGATCTGCTTCATAGGTTAGGTAAAGAAAGTTGAGTATTTCTGAGCATTTGCAGGTTCTAATAGACgataaaatcaaaacaagagCAGCCCTGATTTACAGCTGTGCTCTTCGTAGCTGAAAATGATCTTTTCGAATGCTTTTGTCACCACTCAGCAATGTTAGAGCTAATTTTTCTCCACTCAGCCTGATTCTGAATTGGCCtaagcagcaaaaacaatcaTCCACAACAAGCAATCAATTGCTGGCCATCTCAGCGTTTTGCACGGGGGGATGTTCAACCTTAAAAAAGAATCCGGCAATCCGAGCCATTAATAATCGTCTGCGTTGGTCTGAGTCCAAGCAGAGTCTACACTGTCAATACTGACCTTCTCCCATTAATCCCCATTAACATTGTAGGCAGCTCTAAACGGTGTATTGATATTATATTAAGGCCCGGAGCTCCCTGGCGTCTGGCTGCAGGACGGCAGCCTGCCcagtttcacactctgcagcacagGACTGCGTTTGGCCGCGCAAGTGTCTGTGAATGTGGGAGTGTGTTGCATATTTTAGGGATTATCTCAGCAATTTGACCAGCTAAATTTAGGGTGCATCAGAGTGGACAATATGTTTTCTCCGGAATTTCGgtggcagaaaaacaagtttttagAAACCTGGAAACCGTCATAGCTCTAAATCCAGTTTTAGATTTACTGTAAAATTAATCAAGCTGACCAACTGACCCTGGATTGGAGGTTGAGACAATATATTTCACAGTGACATCCTCTCATATTCAGTCATGTTTAAGCCAACAGGGGATTGCCTGCCCCCGAAAGGGCCAGCAGAGGTTTGGTGTAAAAGTACGATGAAGATCTGCAGATTTAGGTCAAATGCTGTTTATGAAAAGGCACAAAGGAGCATTAGAAATCCAGTGGCGTGTCCCTCTCCAatatgaagaggaagaggaggaggattttcaTCTCTACAAAACAAAGGTCAGCCCTGATTGAATTCTCTTCTGGGGGAAAAAGGGCAAAGCCAGAAATACTGAACCTCTCATGACATGAAGCCTGAAGGCGGGGCGCTGCCATCACACAGGGGCACGCCATTTATCTGCGAACTCTTCGCTGAACTCGTGGCGTTGGACTTTGTGCATTTCAGCATCCCCGTCTCCCTTTTTGCTCTGTGGTATCTAAAATTACTGTCCCGGTGGGGGTGTGACGACAATGACTCACGCTCTCAAGAGGCCGGTGGGAGATGCAGAGGTGAAATGCATGCTGGTTGCTCTGAGCAGCTTTAATTGAGCACTCTTCACAGCCCTGACTAACGCTGAAAGACAGTCgactgaggtgttttttttcccctgtaaaATGTTCTGTATATAGAATTTATCGCCCTTTCACTCCTGGAACATTTTTTCTGGGACGATGTCACACCGCAGCCGTGCCTCTCTCAAAAACAGCTGCCGACATCGACTCAAGCCAATCAGCCGTATCGGACGCTTCTTTCACGCTCCATAACGGCGGATGAGAATTATTTCTGTGCATGCCTGAAGCAGCATGTTAATATATTGATGACTGTAACATCGATagacctcctcctgctcctttgtCGCTCTGTTGTTTGCTCTCGTCTTTCATCCGCTCATTCcccgcctccctcctcttcaggCAGCCTCTCTGTGAGCGAGGTCGCCGGGCTGTTGGAGCAGGAAACGCTGCAGCTCCTGAAGAAGGAGTGTGGAGGTCTTCAGACGCTGCTCAAGAACAACCACCAAGTCTTTAGAGGTAGTTTGACTTACATacatcctccctccttccactGAGTCTACTGCAACAcatgtgtttgtcacttttGTACACTTTATTCTGAAGAGGTCTTGTATCTTCCTGTTGTTCCCTTTCTTTCagtggaaggagggagggtgtACATACGAGACTGGCGGGACAGGAAGTCCTCCAGGGTGGACACCAAGCGGAAGCCCGTCGCCCCCGGTGCCCTGAAAACTCGTCCCTGCTGGTTTCACGACCACCACCCTCAGcgctgccccctgcaggctgAACACTGTGCCTTCGCCCATGGACCCGATGACCTCCGACCCTCCACGAGACCTCTGAAGAAGATAAAAAAGGCTGCCTTTTGATTGGCTCGTTCCTCCTGAATTCACTCAGTGCTTAAACCTGCTGTGAAAAGTCCCCACTTTCAGCCATGCAGCCGCAGAGAGGAAGGAGTTCAGGTCCAAGCCGTGTGAGTTTTATTGATGCGACATTACATCATTTCTGGGAATTGAGGCCTTGAAATTTCACAGTATCCTCTTTCATCTGCGTAACGCTTCCTGGTGCAGCTTCAGGTTTCACTGTTGGAGCTCGCTGACACTTGTGGGTCACTTTGCTGAAATTAAATTTCACGGGATTATTTCATCgttctttttatttattcaagaaGTGGACTCTTGTTAAACTCAGCAAATTGGATTCTTACTGTATATTAAAGTGTATTTCAAACCACATCTTTGTATTCATTTAAAGATGATCAAGTCTAtcctagatttttttttaaccatttttcaTCCTGGTGAGGGGTTTTCCAAGCACTCAGGGTATTTTTCAACTTTTCACTCACTTTAAAAGCTTCTGTATACTTCACTTAGTTAATTCACCTCAGACAGGTACTTTGAGGTTCACAGGCAGGGCGGTGGATAAAGACCGGGCGGCATTTGAACAAAGTAAATGTTAGCGTTATGAATTATTTGTTGGCAGGAGTTGAGGGGTGAGCTGCATGCCGTCGCCTCCGGACGGGTGCtcactgctgtgtctctctAACACAGTTCACCATCACCCTGTGGCTCAAATGTCAAAGACACTAAGGCCCACGCAGGGACACCAGTGAGGTGATGGGAAGCGCCTCCTCAgggcttttttgtttgtgttagcaAGAACAATCAGACCATTCATGCCGTAAAGGACAGACAGTTCAATATTTCAGTCTCATACATGAAGATTGTGAAGCGACAAAGAAGACAGGAATACTTGTTACCGTCATCCATCATTatcatgttttcactgtgtcacaGGCTGCTTAACAATGTGCTGTGTGCAGGTTTCTGACATTAAACGATGGGATATCTTGGTAATCCCATTTGGAGCCACAGATGTGAGAACTGACTACTGAAGCTTAAAGAGTTATACTTCTGACTTTGGCTTCTTGATTCATATTAAGGACACGACACCAAATGAGCAGTAAATCTGTCtcaggcagcagctgtctgtcacatGCACTGTTCCTTCCTTGATTTTTTCTGTCGAGAGGATAAATCCATACTGTGGTGGAGAGGGGCATCGTCGGGTTAGTTACATATTAGCAGACTGCGCGCTCGCATATCCCCTGGAGCTCAACGGCTGCATGACTGAATATTGATGAAGATGTACACGTGTTTACTCAGTCTGACCACAGGTTCAACACGGGGAGAAAAAACAGCATCTTAATAGTTTTCTGGGTAATCTTGAGTGCTGATAGATAATTTACCACAGGTGAAAGGCCGTTTAGACATAATTGATGCTTCAGCTGTGATGGACATAAACCACAGCGGCACTGAAAGCGAGTGTGGTTGTGTTTTGACGGGCAGCCCTCGGTCATAATGTGCACAGCTATGTGTGGGTTTTAATGACCTGTTTAAATCATccccaccacaaacacacacatcattacgCTTCCAGGAAGAAATCAATTCATGAAAATACTCCTTCCACTTCGGGTCTGCAAAGATCATCAAACCCAATCGACCTGCTGCCCTACATCTAACTGCTGAGGAGTGTGACGTGGCCGGGAAGTGGAGCCATTCACCTGCCCAGTCTCCACTTTCACGCTCTtgtcatgacctttgaccccagcCCTTTCTGACTGCTGTCAGCCATTATTACTCTGTTTGCGACCGCCTCGCAACACTGCCCTGGAGACCAGAGGAGATCCAGAGCAAGCAAAATTAcgcctcctcccctcctcacacGCACAgacccctccatcctcccctccccaccctgACCACACGAGCCTCCCTGCTCTCACCCCTCATGTAAAAACATCATAGGAGGTCTGGTGCTCACCCAATCTGAAGAATGCATAATTGTGCCAAACAACATATTTGGTAACATATTAGCTGCC from Chaetodon auriga isolate fChaAug3 chromosome 24, fChaAug3.hap1, whole genome shotgun sequence carries:
- the trmt44 gene encoding putative tRNA (uracil-O(2)-)-methyltransferase, which produces MPKVFELKFPGECKTLPEGFWSAVDVWIKKPHVVNKRLCGVKETESEDVGREALRFLLDDPGLSRDVLSFLTSELSPAQTHEQETPWSSSVRTIIPKVSCYGSNLHKEVILKDFGRQQVTFLPFEEDSGGQVCLKRGNIYQIRLLHQDSEEWALELHALAPDAWLSDGVAYPKLPWLSTDLLPKLVRWAAECRSSEFRSTLSLLPVEKYSLLYQQLKEKYKAMVKIWPEVTDPEKFVYEDVAIATYLLVLWAEERAEKSLTARQSFVDLGCGNGLLVHILTNEGYAGKGIDVRKRKIWDMYGSQTRLEEKAITPSESFLFPGTDWLIGNHSDELTPWIPVIAARSSYSCRYFVLPCCFFDFYGKYQRRQCKKSQYKEYIDFITEVSQVSGFNTEEDCLRIPSTKRVCLVGKSRNYQLPDEAEAERQRACYVESRQTPSAVTLQGSGIRDDAGCCHGSKDSDGTPRSSWGAGFQPRDRVETVRNCAALPREFVDSVVLQVANALLGMTEDNGGGSSSDWNRGGSLSVSEVAGLLEQETLQLLKKECGGLQTLLKNNHQVFRVEGGRVYIRDWRDRKSSRVDTKRKPVAPGALKTRPCWFHDHHPQRCPLQAEHCAFAHGPDDLRPSTRPLKKIKKAAF